The Gadus macrocephalus chromosome 21, ASM3116895v1 genome has a segment encoding these proteins:
- the zc3h14 gene encoding zinc finger CCCH domain-containing protein 14 isoform X2, producing MEIGTEISKKIRAAIKGKLQELGAYIDEELPDYIMVMVANKKTSQQMGDDLSLFLGGNTIKFTVWLHGVLEKLRSVAVDPASSQLQLDSISVSGKTQSSSSGGEKRADPAKALAVSSSRSDRNETRVSSSAQEHRTSSSSRLTSAVKPLMEQPPLEAVLDIKPEMDDDDLIDEDTPPESAHQVRQRGPSGRPTAPLYRPSHGGGGRLASGGRSSDETSVHHGGRLGRSSDESGAHHGSGRLASGRSADEGTAHQGGGGRQQHGDSHRHHHHHQDSRSGSGRSTRAASSRLGRYETSSREELTQGEMSRKRKAPVASSVGWVNRRAEKQDSDDVEEEEEEEEEEKGYAGRSMSSRVSLPSKPERKPSLPPGKQANRNLILKAISEAQDSITKTTAFTANSQRQMVPVAPRTRLASSEEMTAAIQLVQEHLQTLAPQAPSYNPTEGPPARTLVPPPRSLASRLQLDQPQNVSSVPKEPANPNVAVTGGNGAKAFDTKAFDTRSFIMSRAALQDTPVRSRLQLQETGDLVRPGLPRTVQASKETEAGSPKFIVTLDGVPSPLGNMADCDMELENPRPPPVSSRLGLQAKGSILQRLQGGFNMADDDGMEVDDEEDEDGATVPQKRAKVLERCRFWPVCKSGDECPYHHPTTQCKTFPNCTYGEKCLFVHPNCKYDGKCTKPDCPFTHVSRRAAAPLPPPRPAAAAPQSGSVCRFFPECKKMDCAFYHPKPCRFATQCKRAGCTFYHPTTSLPPRHALKWTKAQSS from the exons ATGGAAATTGGGACGGAGATTAGCAAGAAAATAAGG GCCGCCATAAAGGGCAAGTTGCAAGAACTGGGAGCGTATATCG ACGAGGAGCTGCCTGACTACATCATGGTGATGGTTGCCAACAAGAAGACGTCTCAGCAAATGGGGGACGACCTATCTCTCTTTCTAGGGGGCAACACGATCAAGTTCACAGTCTG gTTACATGGTGTCCTTGAGAAATTGAGATCCGTGGCAGTTG ACCCCGCGTCGTCTCAGCTGCAGCTGGACAGTATCTCCGTGTCGGGGAAGacgcagtcctcctcctccggcggtGAGAAGAGGGCAGACCCCGCCAAGGCCCTGGCCGTGTCCAGCTCTCGCTCCGACCGCAACGAGACGCGCGTGTCCAGCTCGGCCCAGGAGCACAG gacgagctcctcctcccgcctcaCCTCGGCCGTGAAGCCCCTCATGGAGCAGCCCCCCTTGGAGGCCGTCCTCGACATCAAGCCCGAGATGGATGACGACGACCTCATCGACGAGGACACGCCCCCGGAGTCGGCCCATCAGGTCCGCCAGCGGGGCCCCTCCGGCCGGCCCACCGCGCCCCTCTACCGGCCCTCCCACGGGGGCGGCGGCAGGCTGGCCTCGGGGGGCCGCTCCTCAGACGAGACCAGCGTCCACCACGGCGGGAGGCTGGGGCGGTCCTCGGACGAGTCCGGTGCCCACCACGGCAGCGGGAGGCTGGCCTCGGGCCGGTCCGCCGACGAGGGCACGGCCCACcaggggggaggcgggaggcAGCAGCACGGAGACAGccaccggcaccaccaccaccaccaggacaGCCGCAGCGGCAGCGGGCGCAGCACCAGGGCGGCCTCCAGCCGGCTGGGGCGCTATGAGACCAGCAGCAGAGAGGAGCTTACCCAG GGGGAGATGTCCCGCAAGCGCAAGGCGCCGGTGGCGAGCTCCGTGGGGTGGGTCAACCGACGGGCCGAGAAGCAGGACAGCGACGAcgtcgaggaagaggaggaggaggaggaggaagaaaagggCTACGCCGGCAGGAGCATGTCCAGCCGCGTGTCCCTGCCCTCCAAACCGGAGCGCAA ACCCTCCCTGCCGCCGGGCAAGCAGGCCAACAGGAACCTGATCCTGAAGGCCATCTCTGAGGCCCAGGACTCCATCACCAAGACCACCGCCTTCACCGCAA ACTCCCAGAGGCAGATGGTGCCCGTGGCCCCCCGGACCCGCCTGGCGAGCAGCGAGGAGATGACGGCGGCCATCCAGCTGGTCCAGGAGCACCTCCAGACGCTGGCGCCCCAGGCCCCCTCCTACAACCCCACCGAGGGGCCCCCCGCCCGGACGCTGG TGCCCCCGCCGAGGTCTCTAGCTTCACGCCTTCAGTTGGACCAGCCCCAGAACGTCTCCAGTGTCCCAAAGGAGCCGGCCAACCCCA ATGTGGCCGTCACCGGGGGCAACGGCGCCAAGGCCTTCGACACCAAGGCCTTCGACACGCGCTCCTTCATCATGAGCCGGGCCGCGCTCCAGGACACGCCCGTCCGGAGCCGGCTTCAGCTCCAGGAGACCGGGGACCTCGTCAGACCGGGGTTACCCCGCACCGTCCAGgccag CAAGGAGACGGAGGCCGGCAGCCCCAAGTTCATCGTGACGCTGGATGGCGTGCCCAGCCCGCTGGGCAACATGGCGGACTGCGACATGGAGCTGGAGAACCCCCGGccgccccccgtctcctcccggCTGGGCCTGCAGGCCAAGGGCAGCATCCTGCAGAGGCTCCAGGGCGGGTTCAACATGGCCGACG atGACGGCATGGAGGTGGACGATGAAGAGGACGAGGACGGCGCCACCGTCCCCCAGAAGAGGGCGAAGGTTCTGGAGCGATGCCGGTTCTGGCCCGTGTGCAAGAGTGGGGACGAGTGCCCCTACCATCACCCCACCACACAGTGCAA GACCTTCCCTAACTGCACATACGGGGAGAAGTGTCTGTTTGTCCATCCCAACTGTAAATACGACGGCAAATGCACAAAGCCCGACTGTCCCTTCACCCACGTGAGCCGACGGGCCGCCGCGCCCCTGCCCCCGCCCAGACCAG cgGCAGCAGCCCCGCAGTCTGGCAGTGTGTGTCGCTTCTTCCCAGAGTGCAAGAAGATGGACTGTGCCTTCTATCACCCCAAG CCGTGCCGCTTCGCCACCCAGTGCAAGCGAGCGGGCTGCACCTTctaccaccccaccaccagccTGCCGCCCCGACACGCCCTGAAGTGGACCAAGGCCCAGAGCAG TTAA
- the zc3h14 gene encoding zinc finger CCCH domain-containing protein 14 isoform X3, with amino-acid sequence MEIGTEISKKIRAAIKGKLQELGAYIDEELPDYIMVMVANKKTSQQMGDDLSLFLGGNTIKFTVWLHGVLEKLRSVAVDPASSQLQLDSISVSGKTQSSSSGGEKRADPAKALAVSSSRSDRNETRVSSSAQEHRTSSSSRLTSAVKPLMEQPPLEAVLDIKPEMDDDDLIDEDTPPESAHQVRQRGPSGRPTAPLYRPSHGGGGRLASGGRSSDETSVHHGGRLGRSSDESGAHHGSGRLASGRSADEGTAHQGGGGRQQHGDSHRHHHHHQDSRSGSGRSTRAASSRLGRYETSSREELTQGEMSRKRKAPVASSVGWVNRRAEKQDSDDVEEEEEEEEEEKGYAGRSMSSRVSLPSKPERKPSLPPGKQANRNLILKAISEAQDSITKTTAFTANSQRQMVPVAPRTRLASSEEMTAAIQLVQEHLQTLAPQAPSYNPTEGPPARTLVPPPRSLASRLQLDQPQNVSSVPKEPANPIMADVAVTGGNGAKAFDTKAFDTRSFIMSRAALQDTPVRSRLQLQETGDLVRPGLPRTVQASKETEAGSPKFIVTLDGVPSPLGNMADCDMELENPRPPPVSSRLGLQAKGSILQRLQGGFNMADDDGMEVDDEEDEDGATVPQKRAKVLERCRFWPVCKSGDECPYHHPTTQCKTFPNCTYGEKCLFVHPNCKYDGKCTKPDCPFTHVSRRAAAPLPPPRPAAAAPQSGSVCRFFPECKKMDCAFYHPKVTTVTWLYINMSHINRSHITV; translated from the exons ATGGAAATTGGGACGGAGATTAGCAAGAAAATAAGG GCCGCCATAAAGGGCAAGTTGCAAGAACTGGGAGCGTATATCG ACGAGGAGCTGCCTGACTACATCATGGTGATGGTTGCCAACAAGAAGACGTCTCAGCAAATGGGGGACGACCTATCTCTCTTTCTAGGGGGCAACACGATCAAGTTCACAGTCTG gTTACATGGTGTCCTTGAGAAATTGAGATCCGTGGCAGTTG ACCCCGCGTCGTCTCAGCTGCAGCTGGACAGTATCTCCGTGTCGGGGAAGacgcagtcctcctcctccggcggtGAGAAGAGGGCAGACCCCGCCAAGGCCCTGGCCGTGTCCAGCTCTCGCTCCGACCGCAACGAGACGCGCGTGTCCAGCTCGGCCCAGGAGCACAG gacgagctcctcctcccgcctcaCCTCGGCCGTGAAGCCCCTCATGGAGCAGCCCCCCTTGGAGGCCGTCCTCGACATCAAGCCCGAGATGGATGACGACGACCTCATCGACGAGGACACGCCCCCGGAGTCGGCCCATCAGGTCCGCCAGCGGGGCCCCTCCGGCCGGCCCACCGCGCCCCTCTACCGGCCCTCCCACGGGGGCGGCGGCAGGCTGGCCTCGGGGGGCCGCTCCTCAGACGAGACCAGCGTCCACCACGGCGGGAGGCTGGGGCGGTCCTCGGACGAGTCCGGTGCCCACCACGGCAGCGGGAGGCTGGCCTCGGGCCGGTCCGCCGACGAGGGCACGGCCCACcaggggggaggcgggaggcAGCAGCACGGAGACAGccaccggcaccaccaccaccaccaggacaGCCGCAGCGGCAGCGGGCGCAGCACCAGGGCGGCCTCCAGCCGGCTGGGGCGCTATGAGACCAGCAGCAGAGAGGAGCTTACCCAG GGGGAGATGTCCCGCAAGCGCAAGGCGCCGGTGGCGAGCTCCGTGGGGTGGGTCAACCGACGGGCCGAGAAGCAGGACAGCGACGAcgtcgaggaagaggaggaggaggaggaggaagaaaagggCTACGCCGGCAGGAGCATGTCCAGCCGCGTGTCCCTGCCCTCCAAACCGGAGCGCAA ACCCTCCCTGCCGCCGGGCAAGCAGGCCAACAGGAACCTGATCCTGAAGGCCATCTCTGAGGCCCAGGACTCCATCACCAAGACCACCGCCTTCACCGCAA ACTCCCAGAGGCAGATGGTGCCCGTGGCCCCCCGGACCCGCCTGGCGAGCAGCGAGGAGATGACGGCGGCCATCCAGCTGGTCCAGGAGCACCTCCAGACGCTGGCGCCCCAGGCCCCCTCCTACAACCCCACCGAGGGGCCCCCCGCCCGGACGCTGG TGCCCCCGCCGAGGTCTCTAGCTTCACGCCTTCAGTTGGACCAGCCCCAGAACGTCTCCAGTGTCCCAAAGGAGCCGGCCAACCCCA TCATGGCAGATGTGGCCGTCACCGGGGGCAACGGCGCCAAGGCCTTCGACACCAAGGCCTTCGACACGCGCTCCTTCATCATGAGCCGGGCCGCGCTCCAGGACACGCCCGTCCGGAGCCGGCTTCAGCTCCAGGAGACCGGGGACCTCGTCAGACCGGGGTTACCCCGCACCGTCCAGgccag CAAGGAGACGGAGGCCGGCAGCCCCAAGTTCATCGTGACGCTGGATGGCGTGCCCAGCCCGCTGGGCAACATGGCGGACTGCGACATGGAGCTGGAGAACCCCCGGccgccccccgtctcctcccggCTGGGCCTGCAGGCCAAGGGCAGCATCCTGCAGAGGCTCCAGGGCGGGTTCAACATGGCCGACG atGACGGCATGGAGGTGGACGATGAAGAGGACGAGGACGGCGCCACCGTCCCCCAGAAGAGGGCGAAGGTTCTGGAGCGATGCCGGTTCTGGCCCGTGTGCAAGAGTGGGGACGAGTGCCCCTACCATCACCCCACCACACAGTGCAA GACCTTCCCTAACTGCACATACGGGGAGAAGTGTCTGTTTGTCCATCCCAACTGTAAATACGACGGCAAATGCACAAAGCCCGACTGTCCCTTCACCCACGTGAGCCGACGGGCCGCCGCGCCCCTGCCCCCGCCCAGACCAG cgGCAGCAGCCCCGCAGTCTGGCAGTGTGTGTCGCTTCTTCCCAGAGTGCAAGAAGATGGACTGTGCCTTCTATCACCCCAAGGTAACCACGGTTACCTGGTTGTACATCAACAT GTCGCACATCAACAGGTCTCATATCACCGTGTGA
- the zc3h14 gene encoding zinc finger CCCH domain-containing protein 14 isoform X1 — MEIGTEISKKIRAAIKGKLQELGAYIDEELPDYIMVMVANKKTSQQMGDDLSLFLGGNTIKFTVWLHGVLEKLRSVAVDPASSQLQLDSISVSGKTQSSSSGGEKRADPAKALAVSSSRSDRNETRVSSSAQEHRTSSSSRLTSAVKPLMEQPPLEAVLDIKPEMDDDDLIDEDTPPESAHQVRQRGPSGRPTAPLYRPSHGGGGRLASGGRSSDETSVHHGGRLGRSSDESGAHHGSGRLASGRSADEGTAHQGGGGRQQHGDSHRHHHHHQDSRSGSGRSTRAASSRLGRYETSSREELTQGEMSRKRKAPVASSVGWVNRRAEKQDSDDVEEEEEEEEEEKGYAGRSMSSRVSLPSKPERKPSLPPGKQANRNLILKAISEAQDSITKTTAFTANSQRQMVPVAPRTRLASSEEMTAAIQLVQEHLQTLAPQAPSYNPTEGPPARTLVPPPRSLASRLQLDQPQNVSSVPKEPANPIMADVAVTGGNGAKAFDTKAFDTRSFIMSRAALQDTPVRSRLQLQETGDLVRPGLPRTVQASKETEAGSPKFIVTLDGVPSPLGNMADCDMELENPRPPPVSSRLGLQAKGSILQRLQGGFNMADDDGMEVDDEEDEDGATVPQKRAKVLERCRFWPVCKSGDECPYHHPTTQCKTFPNCTYGEKCLFVHPNCKYDGKCTKPDCPFTHVSRRAAAPLPPPRPAAAAPQSGSVCRFFPECKKMDCAFYHPKPCRFATQCKRAGCTFYHPTTSLPPRHALKWTKAQSS, encoded by the exons ATGGAAATTGGGACGGAGATTAGCAAGAAAATAAGG GCCGCCATAAAGGGCAAGTTGCAAGAACTGGGAGCGTATATCG ACGAGGAGCTGCCTGACTACATCATGGTGATGGTTGCCAACAAGAAGACGTCTCAGCAAATGGGGGACGACCTATCTCTCTTTCTAGGGGGCAACACGATCAAGTTCACAGTCTG gTTACATGGTGTCCTTGAGAAATTGAGATCCGTGGCAGTTG ACCCCGCGTCGTCTCAGCTGCAGCTGGACAGTATCTCCGTGTCGGGGAAGacgcagtcctcctcctccggcggtGAGAAGAGGGCAGACCCCGCCAAGGCCCTGGCCGTGTCCAGCTCTCGCTCCGACCGCAACGAGACGCGCGTGTCCAGCTCGGCCCAGGAGCACAG gacgagctcctcctcccgcctcaCCTCGGCCGTGAAGCCCCTCATGGAGCAGCCCCCCTTGGAGGCCGTCCTCGACATCAAGCCCGAGATGGATGACGACGACCTCATCGACGAGGACACGCCCCCGGAGTCGGCCCATCAGGTCCGCCAGCGGGGCCCCTCCGGCCGGCCCACCGCGCCCCTCTACCGGCCCTCCCACGGGGGCGGCGGCAGGCTGGCCTCGGGGGGCCGCTCCTCAGACGAGACCAGCGTCCACCACGGCGGGAGGCTGGGGCGGTCCTCGGACGAGTCCGGTGCCCACCACGGCAGCGGGAGGCTGGCCTCGGGCCGGTCCGCCGACGAGGGCACGGCCCACcaggggggaggcgggaggcAGCAGCACGGAGACAGccaccggcaccaccaccaccaccaggacaGCCGCAGCGGCAGCGGGCGCAGCACCAGGGCGGCCTCCAGCCGGCTGGGGCGCTATGAGACCAGCAGCAGAGAGGAGCTTACCCAG GGGGAGATGTCCCGCAAGCGCAAGGCGCCGGTGGCGAGCTCCGTGGGGTGGGTCAACCGACGGGCCGAGAAGCAGGACAGCGACGAcgtcgaggaagaggaggaggaggaggaggaagaaaagggCTACGCCGGCAGGAGCATGTCCAGCCGCGTGTCCCTGCCCTCCAAACCGGAGCGCAA ACCCTCCCTGCCGCCGGGCAAGCAGGCCAACAGGAACCTGATCCTGAAGGCCATCTCTGAGGCCCAGGACTCCATCACCAAGACCACCGCCTTCACCGCAA ACTCCCAGAGGCAGATGGTGCCCGTGGCCCCCCGGACCCGCCTGGCGAGCAGCGAGGAGATGACGGCGGCCATCCAGCTGGTCCAGGAGCACCTCCAGACGCTGGCGCCCCAGGCCCCCTCCTACAACCCCACCGAGGGGCCCCCCGCCCGGACGCTGG TGCCCCCGCCGAGGTCTCTAGCTTCACGCCTTCAGTTGGACCAGCCCCAGAACGTCTCCAGTGTCCCAAAGGAGCCGGCCAACCCCA TCATGGCAGATGTGGCCGTCACCGGGGGCAACGGCGCCAAGGCCTTCGACACCAAGGCCTTCGACACGCGCTCCTTCATCATGAGCCGGGCCGCGCTCCAGGACACGCCCGTCCGGAGCCGGCTTCAGCTCCAGGAGACCGGGGACCTCGTCAGACCGGGGTTACCCCGCACCGTCCAGgccag CAAGGAGACGGAGGCCGGCAGCCCCAAGTTCATCGTGACGCTGGATGGCGTGCCCAGCCCGCTGGGCAACATGGCGGACTGCGACATGGAGCTGGAGAACCCCCGGccgccccccgtctcctcccggCTGGGCCTGCAGGCCAAGGGCAGCATCCTGCAGAGGCTCCAGGGCGGGTTCAACATGGCCGACG atGACGGCATGGAGGTGGACGATGAAGAGGACGAGGACGGCGCCACCGTCCCCCAGAAGAGGGCGAAGGTTCTGGAGCGATGCCGGTTCTGGCCCGTGTGCAAGAGTGGGGACGAGTGCCCCTACCATCACCCCACCACACAGTGCAA GACCTTCCCTAACTGCACATACGGGGAGAAGTGTCTGTTTGTCCATCCCAACTGTAAATACGACGGCAAATGCACAAAGCCCGACTGTCCCTTCACCCACGTGAGCCGACGGGCCGCCGCGCCCCTGCCCCCGCCCAGACCAG cgGCAGCAGCCCCGCAGTCTGGCAGTGTGTGTCGCTTCTTCCCAGAGTGCAAGAAGATGGACTGTGCCTTCTATCACCCCAAG CCGTGCCGCTTCGCCACCCAGTGCAAGCGAGCGGGCTGCACCTTctaccaccccaccaccagccTGCCGCCCCGACACGCCCTGAAGTGGACCAAGGCCCAGAGCAG TTAA